gacggcgacggcgacgccgacggcgacggcgacgccgacggcagaaatctgcttttgagtgtccatataattgctatcgcaataaaataagcgcacttcgacgagctcggactggatcacaagagccgtcggccgtggcgtccgccgagctaggcctaccggccctatcgctggctgtcggcggagccgtcagtggagaacacaccgctgcgaagtgttttgtcgttcgcaaagacgtaatttgagtgacagtgttcgcgtaaagcgaagccgcattgcgcaaagttgtttattttgtatttctcgacgacgatacgaagtcttccgagcgtacaagctggggcgcaagatctgggcggagcttaggcgccgcttgctcgttcggatgcccgtcccgtgtgccccaaatcgtcgtatgccgcatgccggagcatgcggcgtcgcacatcggatcggacgccgaatcgtaccgtgtgtctcctgctttaagcgagcacggcgcagaacgcgcgtttgttctccgccgtgcgttcactccccgtgaaagacgcgcccctcgcgccctttcactcgcacatacagcgttcggcgcgcggcgacgatttcatctccaaatgacgtcatacggaacctcacggcgacggcgacggcgacggcgacgccgacggcagaaatctgcttttgagtgtccatataattgctatcgcaataaaaagactaAAGTTCAATCGTTCTGTTTAAACTTGGCGCCGGAACCGCAGCAATGGCACAATAGTGGAACGTCATCAATTTCAAAGTATATTCTCGTACTTGAGACGTATGTTGTAGGGAATGTTCCTGAAACTCTCCAAGTccagtttttattttttgcagcaGCCATACAAACGGCACTGCCCTCAAGAGACATGCTGGAGGCCTTCTAATGCTCCACGCTTGgaccgcgcatgcgccgtggaTACCTTGTGGTCATCATGGGCAGGACGACTCGGAAGGCTATTGTTATCTTAATGAAAGTTAGCGAGACCCAGAGCAGATGCGGCCAGAATACCTGACGTCATGACCATCTGGTGCAGAAACTTCAAGGCAGCATAACCGCCTAGCTTTTTTGGGCGGCAACGGTTGTTTATTCGTGATTTAATAATGCAGTTAAATATACTTTGCTgtttagtgtccatttaaaagCTAGTCGTGTGGGGTTCATACGGTAATTGTAGAGATATGCAAACGCAATCTGGATGATTGTTAGCGAAAGGCCAGGGAATGGGATAATTGCAAAGATGGCGCCTCATATATtcccgtttctttcttttctttttttcttcgccgGCGAAGTCTCAAGGGCCAAAACACGTAAAAGatgggaaacagcgcgaaaagtTACAAATACTGCCTTATTTTTGTGCAAATGCACGTTATTCGAGAAAAGGATTTAAAACAAAATCCGAACATGCCGTCACATGTGTTGCGCAGGCGGAATCCACGAATAACTGACACTAAACATGTGAAAGCATTTTCGAACTCGATCAGTGGCCGCAGCTTTCGGCTGTTGAGAACGAGGTTATGGGTTAGCCCCCCGCAACGGCGGCCGCGTTCCAATGGAACCGGAATGCAACAATGCTAGAGTACAGTGCATTGGATGCAgataaaaaagtaataataaacaAAATTCTGGTgctcaaacttaatccggagtcccgcgctacggcacgcctcataaccagatcgtagTCCTGGTGCGTAAAAGCCCAACATTTACTTTGCTTTGTTCTCGAGAGGCTCTATTCTCGtttctaaacaaaaaaaaaacctttgctTCATCACAAATTGGGAGCTTTCACACCACCTTACAAAATTGAAATTGAATTATgcagttttacgcgccaaaaccgtgatctgattatgaggcacgccatagtgggatactccggaataatttcgaccacctggggtactttaacgtgcacctaaataaaagtGCAGGGGTGTTTgcggatttcgcccccatcgatatgcggccgccgtggccgggattcgatccggcaaCCTCGCGCTTAGCTGCCCAACACCACagcaactaagcaaccacggcgggtgcttcaCACCAACTGCAATGCCTCGCCATTCATGTAAACGAATTGCTGTCACCGCTTTGATGCAACCTAATGATGCTCGTCTGTTTGTGCGTCTTTACTCCCAACCAGTATCGTCGACATTCCTTAATTTCATGGCAAATTGCCACATATAGGAAAGGGGGGGGAGCACGCCGGGTAAGAATGACTTCTGCCGCTTTCGCCGATGCTtctttcctctctttttttttttttttgcaacaattCGAATTGGCGAAAAGGGTCATTAGTGCTAAGGTATTCCTAACGCTTTACATTAGTAACGTTTCACATTGGTCAATAGACCAGGGAAAAAAACCAGGAGCACTATTATTTCGCAGACTACTAAGCGATTTCGCTCCTGGCTAATTCAAATTAGGGAAAAGTTGCAGGTGCTCCCGTCATCTCAAAGGAAGTGTAATGATACCAGACACATATTGTCGTAGTGGTGGTTTCCAATGTCTGATTTACTTGCGGCGAATTTTAGAAATGGTTATCACTGAGCAACAAGCACTAAATTAACGTCACGGCAAACTAAGATGAAAGAAATAACATACAAACACTTATTACAAAATGAAAGCAAACAAACTTTGTATTTCCAAATGCATTGCAACAGGCGAGAAATATCTCTATCATCATCACCGTCTCCAAAACACAACTAACAACATTATGTGATTTTTTGATGTACTACCCTATTGAGGTAAATAATTGAGCTATTTTGTGCATAGTTTTTTAGGGAATTCGTCAATGACACTTTGTGTTTACTCTCTGATTTGTATTTGTCACATTACGACAATACATGGCTCATGCGGATACACGTTCAAGTACAAGGCTTATGTAAATTCACatacaaaagtaaaaaaaaaaaggcgcactTTTCccgcaaaggcgaagcatcacttcaAATTATTAGACCGCTATACAAGGTTAGGATAGTACTTTtgttggctgtataaacttgtaaacattcgctgactAAACTGCGAATCATAgcgtcacgtgcgcacaggcaaacataagcGCATCTCACTTGACGACCGTGGACACGAGCtgtcgttttgacagcgagtgtcaaAGCTCGTTTGACAATGTAAACTATTTCACAGCTTAGCGGAAACTTGTTAACGACCTTGTGGCGCAAGTCACAAAGGGTTTTACACGTATCTTCCCACAGACGTGTTTCcccgtcttttttttctttttttttctttttttggtgtgATCACGTATTATGGAGCAAAGCCTAGAGAGTCTACAAGGGGCTGTGAAAACAACGTTCGTGTATGCATGGCATCACCAcaaccctttttttttctatgccgcTTTTCCTGAATGGTTGCGGCGTGTGCCATTTTGTTCTTTAAAAACGAACCTCGCTCGGCTACTGACAGACTGGAAGGGAAACCCGAGTTCTCCGTACGTGATGCCTGCATTCTAAAGCTGTGATCGACCTAGTGCAAACAAGACTTTCTTAATGCCGAATTCAGGCACGACAAAACTATCTCTGTGTGACGCaatacacacacgcatatatatatatatataaatatatatatatatatatatatatatatatataatacagaTCGTAAATCCTATATGCTTTTTCTTCTCGCTGTTGTGTGTTTTGTACAGATATATTCCTGTCCTTCTATGACGGACATTACATTCCACCGCAGAGCCTTTCTGTGTACGGCAGCAAGGCGGACATAAGTCGTTGTTTAAATTTTGCATTTAACTCTATGCACAAGTAAAATAAGGCAGGTGTGTTGTGTAAATAAGGTTCGTAGGAAGCACTACAATGAAAAACGCCGCCATTGCACTTCTCTCGGCCTGAGGCCAAAGTTGCTTTATTATGCCGCAGTAGGCGTCTCGGCcgtgtttctcttcttctttttcttcacggTGTTCACCAGACAGATCGCTGTTGCTGGTTCTGGCCGCCCAAACCTCCATAGCCGCCACCCATACCGCCTCCCATACCGCCACCCATACCGCCACCCATGCCGCCACCCATGCCGCCGGAACCCCCTCCAAGTCCACTGAAAGAGGGTCCTGATGATGATCCGTATAATCCACTGCTTCCGTAGCCCTGTGAGCCGAGGCCGCCGCCGACACTGCCGAAGCCGCTACTGCCAGAGCCGCCACTGCCAAAGCCGGAACCGTAGCCGCCACTGCCGAAGCTGCCACTGCCAGAGCCGGAACCGTAGCCACCACTGCCGGAGCCGGAACCGTAGCCACCACTGCCGAGGCCGCCACTGCCAAAGCCGCCACTGCCAAAGCCGCCACTGCCGAAGCCACCACCACtgccgaagccaccactgcctGTATGTGCATAGGAAGCTCGTCAAGCCTTTTAAACCAGCATGTATACTTGCGTTTGCATGCGATATTAGCTCCCACGTCGCTATGAGCAGTGTCTCTTGAGAAACGTGACCTCCAAGTGAGTGTTCTTATGCACTTGTAGTATAATAAACGGTTACATCTTTGCTGTATAAGACGACGGTAAGGTAACGTCTGCAGTAATAAACAAACGTACCAAGTTTTCCTAACCTCTACTAATGCTCAGACAAAACACGATTTGCGGATACTAAGACAAATCAAGGCTTTGGAATCTATTAACTGCCTTTGCCAGCGTGTGCAGCTACATCTATTTCACAATCCCGCATTTAGCTCATAGGAAGACCTCATTTACTAAGTGCACTCCTGCGCGTTCCTATTTAATCTGCATGCAACTGTAGTGGGGGGTATAGCTGAGTTAgttcgtatttatttattgggaAGCTAGAGCATAGAAAGACCTCACGCTAAAAAGACATAAACAAGCGCCCACTCGCGACTGAGTTGTGTGTGAGCGCTTGTTCTAGTTATCTTCTTTGTGTCTCGGCATTCCTGCGCTctagggtgcgatcttgtacgcgttccaaaatggaacggaggcggtccgttccatcgagccgcacaccattggtcaatttgatcgtcacggttcaaattgaccaatcgtgtgccgctcgatggaacggaccacctccgttccattttggaacgcgtacaagatcgcgcccctagttTCTGAGCATATAGCTGTTTCTTCAAAGTAATACGAAGGACACGAAAAGAAATAAGCAGTCATAAAATTTGAAAAGTATGGAATGTTTAACCATGTGAAATTTAAGACTTTCTGACTTTCCCTCCTATCTCTTTACTCAAACTTCCGCTGATAGCTTCCATACTGCAACTACGGAACATTCCGGTGAACTCCCCATCTGTTTGTGTCGTTTAGCTAGGCGCGTTGCAggctaaataaaaaagaagaaaccgCAACATCCACCTATACATAATGCATAACACTTTGTTACCCCATAAAGCAGTTAAAGGtaaggatattttttttttttgtaaggcggGGAGCCGGTTACACGCACAGGTGTTCTAAAACGATTGTGCTTAAGGTCAGCTCTCACGCTGACCTGCCATTCGCTACCGTCTTGGCTGACTAGAGCTAACGCTGCTCAGGGTAAAGAAGCAGAAAACGCAGAGATGTTCATGCGTGGCGGTGCATATGCGGCACACAAGGGTACCAGCAATCAAGTCAGGCTGCTGTGGAAAATAGGTACTATGCGTATAGGTTGAACTGGAGCATGTCGGTTTAGGAAAGCAGTATTCTCAGCTATACAGTAAGTTATGGTTATGTGGAAAATGAGAAGAACTCTACCAGCAATGTTTTTACATATTGTCCTTTCTGAGTCCACCGATATGTATAACTTGTTCGAAGGAGAACGTGCACTGCTTAGACTAAGGTATTTTAGAAGGAACGTACAATTCACAGCGAAAGCTTTGCATGCGAAATCGAGCAACTTAAAGGCGTGTTGCAGAAGCCGAGTTCATACACTTCGTTATATTTTCGGTACAGTAAGAACGGATAGCAGTAGAGCTCTATGAGAGCTCTTGTTAATGAGTAGCGGTAATTAGGATTCGAACTGTTGAGGGTTCTCTTCCTGATGTGTAACTAATTTTTCTCCGGGGCTACGAGTTCATCATAAAATctgggaactttttttttcttcttgcaggtggaggtgggggggggggggggggggggagatattGTTATAAGACCTTGCTGGGCAGAAATATGTCCCCATATGCCtgctgcggtggcttagcggctctagtgttgcgcagctaagcacgaTGTCAGGGGATCAAATACCGGCtgtggctgccgcatttcgattggggagaaatgcaaaaacgcgagTGTTCCGTGCACTGGGGGCATGCTAAACATCCCCTGGTGAtccaaattaacccggagtcccgcactacggcgttcCTCGTAATTAAAATGTGGTTTGAGCGCGCAAAAATTCAGGATTGATTCATGTTCTCTGATATTTTTACTCGGAACTGCCGAACAATTTTCTGTGATACGGAGGTCTTAGGAAGAAAATCTAAAATGTAAGAACCGTAAAGTTGGACATGGCAAAAAGTGCTGAAAAATATAACGAAAAGGTGGGCTCCCTACAGATATTGTTCTTCGATATGAAGTTTAATACAGGTATTCAAATACACCAAAAAAACACAGGTAACACAGGTAACACAGGAATAGAAGAATCACTGCCTACCTGTAAACATTTAAATAAATTTATAACACACTTCATATTTTGGTGAGAATGGTAATTCAGCCTGACAGCTGGAAGCGGAATATTGATTAAGTGCAAATGCGTAAGCCGCTAAAAAATAGTTACGCGATAAACGAGAAATTTAAATGCCAAGTTTGAAACTCGGTTATTTGCCAGGTTCAGCAGCGATTGCTTTTTTCTGAACTGCATGTACTGTATGTGCGTCAAAAGCAAACTATTCTGACGTGTCATTTTACAATATAGACGTGTCCGTATGTAAAATGCTTTT
This region of Dermacentor silvarum isolate Dsil-2018 chromosome 5, BIME_Dsil_1.4, whole genome shotgun sequence genomic DNA includes:
- the LOC119452805 gene encoding ctenidin-3-like — protein: MARLFVACVLAVSVASVASFQQSVQWGGMGGGFGPSSGGFGSGGGFGSGGFGSGGFGSGGLGSGGYGSGSGSGGYGSGSGSGSFGSGGYGSGFGSGGSGSSGFGSVGGGLGSQGYGSSGLYGSSSGPSFSGLGGGSGGMGGGMGGGMGGGMGGGMGGGYGGLGGQNQQQRSVW